In Falco cherrug isolate bFalChe1 chromosome 19, bFalChe1.pri, whole genome shotgun sequence, the genomic stretch AAAACCCCACAGTCTATATGAAACAAGTAGCCAGTGCAAAGCTTACGTGACCCGATCACTCTGCAGCTGCTTAGATGCAGCAGAAGTTAAGAACTGTGTGGGAACAAGGCCAGCGGGATCGTAAGCGGCACCACACCGAATTATTATTGAAAAGAGATTTCAAAATTTAGACACACTCAGattttgcagagaaagaggGTTCGGTGGGTTAAACTCCTCCATGTTCAGTTACACTGCACTtatttaacactgaaaattcattttctatGCCGCTTCTGCTCTGGATTCatacagagaaaacatgctTCAGATCTAGTTTACCCTCTTAAATATATaagtatataaatatacacacacatatattaaaaaccaaaaagaatcAAAACAGCCTGACACGAGAATACGGTACCTTGGCAGCAGTGATGTTTCCAGTCTGGACTTTTCTTCCAGACTCGCGTTTCATATTCTGACctgaagtttttaattaaaaaaaaaaaaaaaaagaaaagtacattAATATGATCTTACCAAGTAAGTCCAAGACTGAAACGGTGATTCAGACAACGCATCAAAGACACCATCTCAATCACACGCACTTGATATATGACCAGTTCTAAATTAAGTTTACAATATAAATACCACAGCCACTCTAAGACATAAGCGCCAGTGAAAAACGACATTCCTTATTGTTCAACTGAGACAAAATTTTGCAACCCTGGAATACAACCTGTTCCCCCATGAAAAATCAAAGAGCAGTGACTCCGAAGAAATCTGCCAGATCACACAGAGTAAACAGAACATTGGTTTAAGATTTATATATCAGTGTCGCTCGGCCTTTGGCACATTAGGGTGAGCTGCCACTGCCGTGCCACAGGCTCACAGATGTACCTGGGGACTCGTTGTCACAAGGGTCTGCCCTAAAGGACCCTAAAGCACCTCGAGGTTTGGTGCCGCTTGTCTTTTGTTACAGGCCTAGGCTGGATGAGCACAGATTTACTTTAGGAGTGGATGTTTGtgcatatacatttttaaaacacaacaaaagcaagCATCCAGAGCAAGGCAatgaagctggggaagggtctggagcagaAGCCTCatgaggagctgctgagggagATGAGGGcgtttagcctggagaggagggggccTCAGGAGGGACCTTATccctctctacagctgcctggaaggtTGCAGACAcgtgggggtcagtctcttctcccagataactagcaacAGGACAGAGGAAACAGCCCCAAGTTGTGCTAGGGGAGGGTTAGATtgaataagaggaaaaaattctaCACCAAAAGGCTGGTCAAGCATCGGCACTGGCTGCCCAAGGAGGTGATGGAGCCATCATCCCTTGGAGGCGCTTAAAAAGCGCATGGGTGTGGTGATGAGGCACACGGTTCAGCAGTGCCGGGGGAGCAGGCTGACCTGGTGGCCTTAAAGACTTTTTTCTAACCTAAACGATTCTACGATAAAGCAACGGCAAAAGCAACACCAAGAACAAAGTAAGGAGGCCTAAGGAAAGGGCTACAAGCGCTGCCTCTTGGCTAAGGCGAGCAGCCCAGGCACAAACCGACCCCAACGAGGGGAAACACGGCTGCGGGGGGAAACAGGGCTGGGGGAAACAGAGATCCGCCAGGAAGGCCTTAACGAGCAGCGCTCCAGCGCAGGGGGCGGAGGGGCCCGGGCAGCGGCTGTGCAGCCCCCGCGGGGCCCGGGGGCAGCCGGCGGGAGGGGagcgccgggcccggccgcgaGGGGGACCCAACAtggcggcggggaggggagagggggagccCCCTGCTCGCCCCCCAGCCTCGGGAGCCCGCCGGGaggccgggccggcgggcggcgACACTCACTGAGGACGAGAACAGGCCGCGGGCCCATCatcgtggcggcggcggcggctgcagCGCGGCGCGGAACCTTCTGGAGACAGCGCGCCCCGAGAGCTGCCGCCTCACCGTGCCGCGGCACCCTACCCCGCCTCCCGCCCGCGCCGACCAATCCCGGCCCGCGCCGCTGGCCCGGCGCCCAATAAGGAGGCGGTGCCCCTCCTCCCCGCAGCCACAGCAAGTTCGGTTGAGAGGTGGCGCCTCAGCGCATGGAGCCGCGGCGTGCTGGGAGGGGCCGCGCGGGACTACGCATGTGCGGGAGGCCAGTGCCACATGAGCAAAGGGGCGGGGGGACGAGCAGCAAGGGGGTGCAGGCGGGCCTCtcccctgcccgctccccctTGCATGGCGGAGGCATCGCAGCCGCTACCCGCCGGATCTCCGGGAGAGCTGTGAGGCGGTCGAGACCTCTGAGAACTGTGTGTGGGAGGGAAGTCCTCAAAGTGTCCCCCCCGCCGTCAGCGCTGTGGTCTCGCCCACCTCACGCCGCGGGCGCGGGCTCGCCGCGGTGCATGCTGGTAACCGTAGTTCCTGAAGCAGCCGGGCCTGTCTCGGCCCATCCCGCCACCCCGGGCCCGTCCCCGTCACAGCGGCTGAAGCGGGGCTGCCCGGTGGAACCGGGGGCCCTCCCGGGGGCTCAGATGCCccctcacagcacagcagctgcgAGGTAGCCTGGCAGCAGCCATTTTTGTCACAGGGCGCTTTGCCAGGCCCCTCCGGTTGCCCAGCGGTAATGGCAGGGACAGAGGCCACACCACCAGCTCCCTCCGCCCTCCCGCACCCTGTGTGCCTGGAGAAGTTTCCAGCGTTTCTGATTATTTGTTTGCCCCCCTCAAACTGTTTGCTCAATAACAAggctttgttttccctctctcaTTTCCAGCTCACACTGTTAGCCAGGAAGAAACGCAGACAGAAGTAGGTTGGCTGCCTTAGCGTCTGCTAGTCAGCTGCCTGAGGAAGGGGCTTTGCTGAGAAATTCGAGCCTCTTTGTAAAAAGCTCTACACTTCTCAGGCCAAGGACAGGTATTTTCTCAGTATTTGTGTGATGGGGCCCTCATCCTATCATGACGCTGCAGCAAACCCTGCTGAGGTGCGGGCCAGGGCCAGCACTGGTTTAAGCTCTGTGGTGCTTTCTGTAGTCAGCAGCTTGGATAAACCCTGTGTGGCTCggcagggagagaagaaatcGGGTGTATGGGGAGCCACTGCTAAAGATTGAAAGTCGGGAACTTTGATAAAAGAAAGAGGATGAGGTGGTGATCTGGCAGCTGGAGCCCTGGAGAGGTGGATTCATGGGCTGTTTGGTGTGTGAGGAAGATGCATGTACAGAGGGGTGTTTTTTTGGCCCCTCTACCATCAGaggcctgcaggcagctgcctgagAGACACTGGTATAGGCAACCTCTCAAAGCTTCCTCCAGCACTGAAAACCAGGCCTCATGGCTTTGTGTTGCTACTGGTTTTGCAACAAGGAGGTCCGGACATTTCCTAATCTGTTGGAAACAGAAGGGtggagcatctctgctgtggGGTTAGTTAAGCGGAGTATCCCTAATATATCAAGATACAGTTTTGGGGCTTGTGCACTAGGACAGGCATCCCACCTTCTGTTTGAGGAATTTAACCCTGCTCTCATCTTCTCCCTCGTTGCTTTCCAAAGCCTCGATGCGGTTGGCAGTGCTGGcgagctgggcagagctgctaGCCATCTTCCTCACGGGCATCCTGCTGCTCTGCGTGGAACTGCTCTTGCGAGCCATGGTGGTGATTGGGCTGCTGCTCTATGTGCTTGTCACAAACTGAAGGCCGGCCAGGTGGAGAGGgtgcctctttttttcccttggagaAGGCGGTAAGAAGAGAATTGTGCCGACCTCGAGACCAGATGGGGAGGAACGTGAGCAGTAGCCAAGGGAAGAGGGAGGTATGGCCACCTTCTGCCTTCCTACGGTACGTCCCTGCTCGGCAGCTTTGCTGTCGCCTCTCCCAACGCACCGACTTGCAAGGGGCCTCCAGCAAACCCCAGTCGCAGCTCCAGACCGAGGCCTGTTCCCTCAGGAATTGCTGGTGGGAGCCTGGTCTGCCGCaccccccgctgccccggcaCCCGTGGGGCTGGAGGCTGGGTAGGGCAGGGGCCGGCACTCTGCGAGGAGGGGCGATAAGTGCTATTTTTGAACGAAAACCTGGTGGTTTCGGGTTTTAGGAAAGCTGCATCCTCCTGGGCGGGGAGGACTACATTTCCCAGCATGCCGCGGGCGGCCGCCATGTTGCATCGCGTCACTTCCGCTGCTGCTACGCTGACTCGGCCTTGCCCTGAGCGCCGAGGGGCAGAGACggtgagggctggggggggtcccggtctccggggggggggctggtcggGGCCTGGCGGTGGCTGCggtgggggttttggggggacGGGAGGGCCCAGCCGGGCCTTGCTGCTGGTGATGGCTGCGCTCCCCATTTCTTGAGCGCTGAACCCAGCGGTAGCGTTTAACTATACGTTAAAGATATATGTGCGCAGAGCGTAGGTCAGGCTGGCCCTCGAGCTGCCCGGAACGGTGATTTAAGGAGCTTCTGATCCAGGGAGTCGGCCTTGGGAGAGGTGAACCAAAGAACATCCCGGTTTTGCCGTGTAGGCCGGCACACTTAGACCATCGTGGTGTTAAACCCTGAGGAGTCAGCTCCTGCGGCCCTCAGCCTTGCCCTGGCCTCGTTATAACACTAAAAATCACACCccctgaggaaataaaaaacactAAAAGACCCTTCCTCAGAGAGCGTGTGCAGTAGCATAAGGAGTATAATGGATGTGCCAAAGCGTAGTCAGTTATCTGTACAGACCTGCCCACCGGGCATGGAAAGTGTGATAATTTTGGTGTATAATGTTTGTAACTATGGCTGGCTTTGGTCGCTTGCACCCAGGTTTGCACAGCTCTGTCGTAAACCAAGATCTCATCTCGGGGTGTCAAACTGGGTTCTTGCACGGCAGGAACGGGCTCACGTTTGAGAAGCGCTGCCGGCTGGGGATGTTCTTGGGTTTGCGTGGAGCCGTAtccctgagctgcctgccctgcgTGGGTGTGTAGGAGCAGCCGTGGGTGTGTAGGAGCAGCCAAGGGTGGGAACGGGAGTGTGGAGACtgtggcaggggaggagaggggaaggaagggtcCTCCGGCGTGGAGGCTCTGACACGCCAGCGGTTTGTGCGCTTCAAAGCACTGACAAGTCTCCTGATGGGTTGCGTGTCTAAGGGGTGTGTGGGCTCCTTGTCCTctcagcagggcagctccagagATGCTTCAGGAAAGTGGGACACGTGGCCTGAGGCAGGGATTGACCGAAAGGCCACTGGAGGGAGTTGGTGGTACCTCTGTGGCTGGAAATAGGAAAGGATAAGAAATGTTGGAAATGAGGAGCTAGGAGTTTCTAAGAACAGACAATTTGGTGGGGAGAAGAGCTGACTCTGTTGTATAAGACACTGCTGAGAAGCTGCCGTGCTTCGCAGTGGCAATTAGTTGCTAAAACTGGTGAAACGAATTGCCGGAGCTTTTGCTGTGGAAGCTAGTTAGAACAGGCTTTGTGATCGGAGACCTTTGCTAATTACTAAGATGTGATAAAGGGGAGCGATACTTGCCCAGGCtttgaaaagggagaaaacggtcatttttcttctgtgcctgcTGGTCTGGGTCACTGCTGTGCCAGTTCCTACGTCCTTGCACAAAAGTGCACAGGTATTTCAGGGGCAGTTGCAGACTTGCGTGGAGCGAGGGTAGCGCTCTGCCAGCTTGTGATAACCCTTTATCAATATTGCTGTGAAGTGTACAGCTGTTCTCCCACTACACATGAATGCCTGAATCGTCTTGTTTTCATCATTCTTTTTGCAATTAAATCATCAATGAcgtttcattttctttttttttcctagatgaAGCTCCTGATTCTCGCCGTGTTTGCCCTGTTTTACGTGGTGCGCTGtgaggaaggtgccaggctCCTGGCCTCCAAATCTCTGTTAAACAGATACGCAGTGGAGGGCAAGGACTTGACGTTGCAGTACAACATCTACAATGTTGGCTCTAGGTAAGCCTCATCCAGCATCCTAGTACTGACCCAGGGCAAACGTTACGTGTGTATTACTATTCCTGTACTCCATGATGTGCTGTTAGCTTTGCTCCCCCTAACTCTGAGCTTACCAGCAGTGCTTGAAGATTTGACCCTGcaatttgcctttttcttcctctttcgTTGTCCTTCCTTTCACCGTTTCCTGCTTTCACCCCACGGCTGCTCTAGCTGTTGTTCCAATGTGGTGTAGTATACAAATACAAAAGTATTGTGATGCTCTGCTCCCCATGCACGCAGCCTCTCACTCTTGGATTTGTGAGCTCTTTCGCCTCTAGCTTCccatttttggggttttttttctttcagtttctctcaGCTTCACCTTCCTCTTTCTGCAGTCTCCCTGTAATGCAGCTtgactctcctccccatcttcTACCAGTGACTTTTCATGTTTCAAAAGTcagtttttccagctgctgaacTGTCAGTATGGAGCCGTCACCCCCCTTTGCTGCAGTACCCTGTGAGGAGAATGCCAACTCTTAAGATTCTTTTCTCATCcctttttttgttgcatttagTGCTGCTTTAGATGTGGAGCTGTCGGATGATTCTTTCCCCCCCGAAGATTTTGGCATTGTCTCTGGGATGCTCAATGTCAAGTGGGACAGGATTGCTCCGTATCTTTTCATGTTGTGAAATCTCTCTCAGCACTCATTCTCACCCCCAAGCATCCTGTAGCTCTCCCGTCTTCATCCATTTTTGCTGAAATTCCAGCGTGCCAGACCCTGGGCAGGGTACTGGATGCAAATCTCTCTTCTTGAAGGtgctgtgttaaaaaaaaaaaaaaagttccttgCAGAGAGGGCCAGGTCCCTGCGCAATTCCTCTGCCTGggatggaggagcagctggATCAGCCTTGGATGGGTCTGGATGTCTGTAGCCACAGGGGGCTCGCATCTGTCAGCCGCACTGACTTTTCCACCTGGTTTGAGGCTGCTCTTTACCCAtctccttgcttttctttgatgAAATGCAATGGTTTTCCTTAACTTAACGGCTCTCAGAGCGAGTAACGTGTCCCACACTGTGGTTCTGCGGCCTCTCAAAGCTGGTTACTTCAACTTCACCTCTGCTACCATCACATACCTGGTGCAGGAGGGcggacaggttgtggtgagtTGACTATTTGTAGGATCCTTGCCCAAATCAGAGAGCAGATACACCTGGCTGCGCTCCTTGAGCTGCTTGTTGGGGGTTGGTGCGTGTCCCTGCTCTCCTACGCTGCACAGGCTCTGTTGCAAGAAGGAAAGGTGGCAAATACTatgtttttccccctctttcagGTTGGTTTCACTAGTGCTCCAGGGCAGGGAGGCATCTTGGCTCAGCGTGAGTTTGACAGGAGGTTCTCCCCTCACTTCGTAAGTACCTTTCAATCGGGAACGGAAAGTGCAACCCAGCGCGGTGGCTTTTGGCCAGCTTGTGGTGCGTTTGGTTCGTGCTACGGTCACCTGGAAAATTCCAACATGGATTGCAGTTAATCCATATTGGTTGTCCAGAAGAGTATggcagaaaaagcaaggaaatcTCATCCTGGCTGCCTCTGTGGAGGAGCTGGCATGGTGGGATTTGAGCTGGAAGAAGATCTGATGGCTGCAAACTCACATGTACATGATTTGTTTTGACTTCTTTGTCACCATTTCTCCTTCTAGCTGGACTGGGCAGCTTTTGGTGTGATGACCCTGCCCTCCATCGGGatcccactgctgctgtggtaCTCGAGCAAGAGGAAGTATGACACCCCCAAGACCAAAAAGAACTGAGCAaagccaccagcaccccagAGCTCGGGAAAGAAGCCACCCAGAACAGCAGGGATCAGTAACAGTCACCCTGCCAAGCACCGCCCTGTCGGCAAGAGGGAATCCAGCACTTCAACAGCAGCGATGTGTTGTCTTctacattttaagaaagaaacaaatgaaaaagaacccAACTGGAAATCCCAAACTGCCTTGTCTGTGTGTTCGGAGCAGAGGCCCCTCGCTTCGTTGCAGACAGTGCTGGTGCCTCTGTGCTGTGACCGAGGGGTGCAGCTCCGCAGCGTCTCTGAGGCCTGCGCTGCCTTCCAGCCTCCATTTGGCCCAGTGGCTCTTTGCCCGCTGCAGTCTTCACAACCGAATTAAATCTCAGGGCCCCCTTCTCCCACGTGCTGCCTGCCTCGCTGAAACATCTGCGGGAAGGAGCTCTAGTGACAAAACCAGAGCTCCTTTTGCTAGAGGcttctcagagctgctgttttttcAGGTGGGGTGCAGGAGGTCCCTGTTGATGCTTGTTCTCTCGGAAGCCCCGCTGTGTTTCGGTGAGCGCTTCgttgctgtgtttctgttctttctggttGCTCTGTTAAGGGTTGAGCTGTGTTGAGGtactgaggattttttttaataaaagaaacacCATGAAAGAAGTTTGCCTTTCTTTTGCCAGGAAGTCCTGGAAGCACCTGGCTGCTAATAGGTATACAGTCAGTAAAATAAATcactataaataaaataaatagaagagggaaggaagggtcCAGAAGGCCTGGTACTTTGCACCAGCTTTTTCTCCAGCTCCAAGCCCCAATACGAGattttcctccagctccaagCCCCAAtacaagatttttcttcacAGCCATACATAATGTAGCTGTGACTGTGCCTTGGGCAGCAATTCGTGCTTTTCCTGTGGGGGAGGTAGTGGCATAACAAGGGCTGACAAGTGGTGAGAGGTGGCTGGTTTCTGCCTTGAGCTCTGGGCAGGGAGCCCGGGGCTGTTCAGAGACCGTGGCTGTGCCGTGCTCCTGTGGCACTGTATGGCTTGGTCTGCCCAGCTGTTGGACCTCACTCAACAGCATGGTGGTACCAACTGAGAAGTCCTGGGCCATGCCAGAGCGAACGCTGTGCCTTTGTTACCAGACCAATGTTTCCAAGTTGGAATTTCAGAATAcggacaggctgagagagctggggttgctcagcctggagaagagcaggctctggggagaccttggAACagcttccagtgcctaaagggtgcttataagaaagatggggccagtctttttagtagggcctgtagtgacaggacaagggataatggttttaagctgaaagaggggagacTGAGATTAGATAttggaagaaattcttcactgtggaagtggtgaggcgctggcacaggctgctcagagcagctgtgcgTGCCCCATctctggcagtgctcaaggccaggctggatggggctcgGAACAATCCATTCTagcagaaggtgtccctgcccatggcagggtcagaactagatgatctttaaggtcccttccaacccaaaccattctgggattgttctctagacccttggcgccagctctgctgccctgctctggacacgctccagcacctccatgtcttTCCTATGGCAAGGAGCCCAAAACTGACcacaggattcaaggtgtgGCATCACCAttacagggggacaatcactgccctcatcctgctggccacaccatttctgatacaagccgGGATGCTGTTGATGGCCTCCtgggcacacggctggctcatgcccagccagctgtcaaccagcacccccaggtcctttcccaccaggctgcagcgctgcctggagCTGGTGTGACCCATGGGCAGGACCCGTCACagagccttgttgaacctcgtGCacttggccttggcccatcggcccagctccctctgcagagcagatcAACTTGGTGTTGGCTGTGAACTCagtgcactcaatccccttgtccagatcattgataatTAAAtgatattaaacaggactggccccagcactgagccctggggaacaccctGTGTGCATGGCGCCAGTGGGATCtaactccatccaccaccacttCGGGCTCGTCCGCCCGCACAGTTTTTACACAGTGAAGTGTGCGCCTGTCAAAGccgtgagcagccagtttctccaggagaatgctgtgggagagaGCGTCAAAGGCTTTCCTCAAGGCTAGGTAGACACCATCCACATCAAAGGCCCATCCACGCTGGCTGGGTCTGATCCCCCcattgtcctgcacatgccgCGTGATCTGCACTCAGGGCGATCAGCTCCATGCCCTTCCCCGGCAcagaggtcaggctgacagcaCGTAGCCCCCCAGaccctccttccagcccttctttaGGTGGGTGTCCCACTTGCTGACCTCCGGTCTGCTGGGTCCTCCCCggtgagccagggctgctgatgAGGCATGGAAAGTGGCTCAGTGAGtgcttccaccagctccctcgGGCGGATCCCATCCGGTCCCAAATGAGGTCACATTATATGCCGTTAAAAATTGAAAGTGAATGCTTAGAAACTGTGAGTGGAAGGGGAATGATGATACATGCATCGTAAACTTCTTACCAGTCATATATTCTCTGTggtcctttaaaaaacaaaccaaaccctcctctccctccattAAAATTCTAACTTCTGTGAAATGATCCCATCTTCTTCCCACCATGAATCAATTCCCAAAGCTCTCCAAATTTCTGTGCAGGAATTTCAGAGAGTGCTGTGCATTTGTGAGCTAAAACACAACCGAGGTCAGTACCGCTACTCCAGGCACTTGTGTTTTGGCAATTCTAGGCTCCTCCTCACTACCATGGTGGTACTTccctgctgcccttccctgcaaACTCACACACAGGCATTTCCCAGACAGCGGAGCACAGAGCTCTAGCCCGTTACACCTGAATTCCTCACATTAGGTAAACAGGAGTAAAGCAGCCAGCCCAAACAGCTGTTGCTTCTGTTTCATAAGCTACATAAAGTACTACTAGTAGTAATACTCACTTTAGCATGCTAGAATTAGTGAATTAGAGAGCTGAAGCAGTTCTTTTTACTGATCTCATCACTCAAGTAAACACCCACCTCAGGGTTTAAACCTGCATTAAGTTACTCATCGCAGAAGCCCACGAGGGTAAGAATCCTCCTTCTGGCCAACACAAGTTTTCAGTATCGGCTACAATACCGACCTCAGCGGCTgttacaagttttgtggcaggTACGTGaattcttcctgcttttaaCCAAATCACTTCTAATTCCAGTTGATcccataaaaccaaaacaactaaGCTTTCAGACATCTGAGTAAACTAAACAGCCTGAAGTGGTCTATAGCTCTACTTCCCAAATAAACCCTTCACATCCATGTTAAGGGCTCAGCTGTTTTTGGCCAAGCAGGGAAGGTTTAGCTACCATGTTTCC encodes the following:
- the SSR2 gene encoding translocon-associated protein subunit beta — its product is MPRAAAMLHRVTSAAATLTRPCPERRGAETMKLLILAVFALFYVVRCEEGARLLASKSLLNRYAVEGKDLTLQYNIYNVGSSAALDVELSDDSFPPEDFGIVSGMLNVKWDRIAPASNVSHTVVLRPLKAGYFNFTSATITYLVQEGGQVVVGFTSAPGQGGILAQREFDRRFSPHFLDWAAFGVMTLPSIGIPLLLWYSSKRKYDTPKTKKN